In Arthrobacter sp. SLBN-112, a genomic segment contains:
- the gcvH gene encoding glycine cleavage system protein GcvH: MSKVVSELKYSAEHEWVAVDGAGPAGIGISAVAADALGDIVYVDLPEVGSTVTAGETCGEVESTKSVSDLYAPVTGEVVEINEGVVTDPALINSDPYGAGWLFKVAVTEEGPLLSAEEYAAANGGEL; encoded by the coding sequence ATGAGCAAAGTTGTTTCTGAACTGAAGTACTCCGCCGAGCACGAATGGGTTGCCGTTGACGGGGCCGGTCCTGCGGGGATCGGGATTTCCGCCGTCGCCGCCGATGCCCTGGGCGACATCGTGTACGTGGACCTGCCCGAGGTCGGCTCCACCGTGACCGCCGGTGAGACCTGCGGCGAGGTGGAATCCACCAAGTCCGTCTCGGACCTCTACGCACCCGTCACCGGTGAAGTGGTGGAAATCAATGAGGGCGTGGTGACGGACCCTGCCCTGATCAACAGCGATCCCTATGGCGCCGGCTGGCTGTTCAAGGTGGCCGTCACCGAGGAAGGCCCGCTGCTTTCCGCCGAAGAATACGCAGCAGCGAACGGCGGCGAACTGTGA
- the glyA gene encoding serine hydroxymethyltransferase, whose amino-acid sequence MSAAATGTKAFEQVESPSLNADLAALDPEIAAKIDDELGRQRDGLEMIASENHTAAAVMQAQGSVLTNKYAEGYPGKRYYGGCEHVDVIEQLAIDRLKDLFGAEYANVQPHSGAQANASVMHALIKPGDTIMGLNLAHGGHLTHGMKINFSGKLYNVVPYGVREDTHTVDMAEGERLAREHKPQLIVAGWSAYARQLDFAEFRRIADSVGAYLMVDMAHFAGLVAAGLHPSPVPHAHVTTSTTHKTLAGPRGGIILTNDADIAKKINSAVFPGQQGGPLEHVIAGKAVAFKIAASDEFRERQERVLAGARILAERLVQPDVAAKGISVVSGGTDVHLVLVDLRNCELNGQQAEDRLAAIDITVNRNAVPFDPRPPMVTSGLRIGTPALATRGFGEDAFREVADIIAEALTADGDADLSGLRHRVEALASAHPLYPGMKNLA is encoded by the coding sequence GTGAGCGCCGCCGCAACCGGCACGAAGGCCTTCGAGCAAGTAGAGTCGCCCAGCCTGAACGCGGACCTCGCCGCCCTGGACCCGGAGATCGCGGCAAAGATCGACGACGAACTGGGCCGCCAACGCGACGGCCTGGAGATGATCGCCTCTGAGAACCACACCGCCGCCGCAGTGATGCAGGCGCAGGGCTCGGTGCTGACCAACAAATACGCGGAGGGCTACCCGGGCAAGCGCTACTACGGTGGCTGCGAGCACGTCGACGTCATCGAACAGCTCGCGATCGACCGGCTCAAGGACCTGTTCGGCGCGGAATACGCCAATGTGCAGCCGCACTCCGGTGCCCAGGCCAACGCCTCGGTGATGCACGCGCTGATCAAGCCGGGTGACACCATCATGGGCCTGAACCTCGCCCACGGCGGCCACCTGACCCACGGCATGAAGATCAACTTCTCCGGCAAGCTCTACAACGTAGTGCCGTACGGCGTCCGTGAGGACACGCACACCGTGGACATGGCCGAGGGGGAGCGCCTGGCCCGGGAGCACAAGCCGCAGCTGATCGTCGCCGGCTGGTCCGCCTACGCCCGCCAGCTCGACTTCGCCGAGTTCCGCCGCATCGCCGACTCCGTGGGCGCCTACCTGATGGTGGACATGGCGCACTTCGCCGGTCTGGTGGCCGCGGGGCTGCACCCGTCGCCGGTTCCGCACGCGCACGTGACCACGTCCACCACGCACAAGACCCTCGCCGGTCCGCGTGGTGGCATCATCCTGACCAACGACGCCGACATCGCCAAGAAGATCAACTCGGCTGTGTTCCCGGGCCAGCAGGGCGGCCCACTGGAGCACGTCATCGCCGGCAAGGCCGTGGCGTTCAAGATCGCGGCCTCCGACGAGTTCCGCGAGCGGCAGGAACGCGTCCTTGCCGGCGCCCGCATCCTGGCCGAGCGCCTGGTCCAGCCGGACGTCGCCGCCAAGGGAATCAGCGTGGTCTCCGGCGGCACCGACGTGCACCTGGTCCTCGTTGACCTGCGCAACTGCGAGCTCAACGGGCAGCAGGCCGAAGACCGGCTCGCCGCGATCGACATCACCGTCAACCGGAACGCCGTCCCCTTCGACCCACGCCCGCCGATGGTCACCTCTGGCCTGCGCATCGGCACCCCGGCACTGGCCACCCGCGGGTTCGGCGAGGACGCCTTCCGCGAGGTTGCAGACATCATCGCCGAGGCATTGACTGCCGACGGCGACGCGGACCTTTCCGGCCTGCGTCACCGCGTGGAAGCATTGGCTTCGGCGCATCCGCTCTACCCGGGCATGAAGAATCTCGCCTAA
- a CDS encoding L-serine ammonia-lyase has protein sequence MAVGVFDLFSIGIGPSSSHTVGPMRAAAVFAEELRASGVLAGVARLRVDLYGSLAATGHGHGTMTAILLGLEGFHPELILPGEVEERLAAIAETGVLNLAGAVPLPYGVADMVLRPLTVLPRHTNGMTFTVTDAAGAVVHAATFFSVGGGFIVREGEEDAAQQELEESKKELPLPFRTAAELLEHCAVTGLGIADVMLVNEKTSRTEEEIRAGLLHIWSVMEACVATSLTRQGVLPGGLKVRRRAPDWFERLKKETADGRDTDQDAGWDAGPYDPRYWQEWVNLVALAVNEENASGGRVVTAPTNGAAGIIPAVLFYALHFAPGMDKATAADRDDVVVKFLLAAGAVGVLYKEQASISGAEVGCQGEVGSASSMAAAGLAEVMGGTPAQVENAAEIAMEHNLGLTCDPIGGLVQVPCIERNAIAAAKAINAAKMALWGDGTHRVSLDEVIITMRETGKDMSSKYKETAMGGLAVNVVEC, from the coding sequence ATGGCTGTTGGAGTTTTTGACCTGTTTTCGATCGGGATTGGCCCCTCTAGTTCTCATACTGTGGGGCCGATGCGGGCTGCTGCCGTGTTTGCGGAGGAGTTGAGGGCTTCGGGTGTGCTGGCTGGGGTGGCTCGGTTGCGGGTGGATTTGTATGGGTCGTTGGCGGCGACGGGGCATGGGCATGGGACGATGACGGCGATCTTGTTGGGGTTGGAGGGGTTTCATCCGGAGTTGATCCTGCCCGGGGAGGTGGAGGAGCGGTTGGCCGCGATCGCGGAGACCGGGGTCCTGAACCTCGCCGGCGCAGTCCCGCTGCCCTATGGGGTGGCGGATATGGTGTTGCGGCCGTTGACGGTGTTGCCGCGGCACACGAACGGGATGACGTTCACGGTCACGGACGCCGCGGGTGCGGTGGTGCATGCGGCGACGTTCTTCTCGGTCGGTGGCGGGTTCATCGTCCGGGAGGGTGAGGAGGACGCGGCGCAGCAGGAACTGGAGGAATCCAAGAAGGAGCTCCCGTTGCCGTTCCGGACCGCCGCGGAACTCCTGGAACATTGCGCGGTGACCGGGCTGGGCATCGCGGACGTGATGCTCGTGAACGAAAAAACCTCCCGCACGGAGGAGGAGATCCGGGCCGGGCTGCTGCACATCTGGTCCGTGATGGAAGCCTGTGTGGCGACCTCGCTGACGCGCCAGGGGGTGTTGCCGGGCGGGTTGAAGGTCCGCCGCCGCGCCCCGGACTGGTTTGAGCGGTTGAAGAAGGAAACCGCCGACGGCAGGGACACGGACCAGGACGCGGGCTGGGACGCGGGCCCGTACGACCCTCGGTATTGGCAGGAGTGGGTTAATTTGGTGGCGTTGGCGGTGAACGAGGAGAACGCCTCCGGCGGCCGGGTGGTCACCGCCCCGACGAACGGGGCGGCCGGGATCATCCCGGCGGTGTTGTTCTACGCCCTGCACTTCGCCCCCGGGATGGACAAAGCCACCGCCGCGGACCGGGACGACGTTGTCGTGAAGTTCCTGCTGGCCGCGGGCGCGGTCGGGGTGCTCTACAAGGAACAGGCCTCGATCTCCGGGGCCGAGGTCGGCTGCCAGGGCGAGGTGGGGTCCGCGTCCTCGATGGCCGCGGCCGGCCTGGCCGAGGTGATGGGCGGGACCCCGGCGCAGGTGGAAAACGCCGCGGAAATCGCGATGGAACACAACCTGGGCCTGACCTGCGACCCGATCGGCGGGCTGGTCCAGGTCCCCTGCATCGAACGGAACGCGATCGCCGCCGCGAAAGCGATCAACGCCGCCAAGATGGCGCTCTGGGGCGACGGCACCCACCGCGTCTCCCTCGACGAAGTCATCATCACCATGCGCGAAACCGGCAAAGACATGTCCTCCAAATACAAAGAAACCGCCATGGGCGGCCTCGCCGTCAACGTCGTCGAATGCTGA
- the lipA gene encoding lipoyl synthase, with protein sequence MTLAPEGRKMLRIEQRNAAVPVERKPEWIKAKVQMGPEFVGLKNLVKKEGLHTVCEEAGCPNIFECWEDKEATFLIGGSECTRRCDFCQIDTGKPSPVDMFEPTKVARSVQSMQLRYATVTGVARDDLADEGVWLYAETVRKIHELNPGTGVELLIPDFSGNPDHIKAICDSKPEVFAHNVETVPRIFKRIRPAFRYDRSLDVITQGRNLGMVTKSNLILGMGETREEISEALRDLHQAGCDLITITQYLRPSERHLPVDRWVKPQEFVDLQHEAQEIGFLGVMSGPLVRSSYRAGRLWATAMRKKGRDIPAELAHIADGIQDSGTTRQEASTLLAG encoded by the coding sequence ATGACATTGGCACCCGAGGGCCGGAAGATGCTGCGGATCGAGCAGCGCAATGCTGCCGTTCCGGTGGAGCGGAAGCCGGAATGGATCAAGGCCAAGGTCCAGATGGGCCCGGAGTTCGTCGGGCTGAAGAACCTGGTCAAAAAAGAAGGCCTGCACACCGTCTGCGAGGAAGCCGGCTGCCCGAACATCTTCGAATGCTGGGAAGACAAGGAAGCGACCTTCCTGATCGGCGGCTCCGAATGCACCCGCCGCTGCGACTTCTGCCAGATCGACACCGGCAAACCCTCCCCCGTGGACATGTTCGAACCCACCAAAGTGGCCCGCTCCGTCCAATCCATGCAACTCCGGTACGCCACCGTCACCGGCGTCGCCCGCGACGACCTCGCAGACGAAGGCGTCTGGCTCTACGCCGAAACCGTCCGCAAAATCCACGAACTGAACCCCGGCACCGGCGTCGAACTGCTCATCCCGGACTTCTCCGGCAACCCCGACCACATCAAGGCGATCTGCGACTCCAAACCCGAAGTCTTCGCCCACAACGTCGAAACCGTCCCCCGGATCTTCAAACGGATCCGCCCCGCGTTCCGCTACGACCGCTCCCTGGACGTCATCACCCAAGGCCGGAACCTGGGCATGGTCACCAAATCCAACCTCATCCTGGGCATGGGCGAAACCCGCGAGGAAATTTCCGAAGCCCTCCGCGACCTCCACCAGGCAGGCTGCGACCTGATCACCATCACCCAATACCTCCGCCCCTCCGAACGCCACCTGCCCGTGGACCGCTGGGTCAAACCCCAGGAATTCGTGGACCTCCAGCACGAAGCCCAGGAAATCGGCTTCCTCGGCGTCATGTCCGGCCCCCTGGTCCGCTCCTCCTACCGCGCCGGCCGCCTCTGGGCCACCGCCATGCGCAAAAAAGGCCGCGACATCCCCGCCGAACTCGCCCACATCGCCGACGGCATCCAAGACTCCGGCACCACCCGCCAGGAAGCCAGCACCCTCCTCGCCGGGTAA
- a CDS encoding MFS transporter produces MPTPKALRPFAHREYRVLIAALAISIFGSGMWAVATVYQVIHLGGGPLDLSLVAAAGSVGLVAFVLAGGIAADRVPQRRLIIAVEGANLAVIAAVSGLAMAGWLELWHLAVGAFVLGVGAAFFFPAYSAILPRILPPEDLLAANGMEGSMRPVLQQAAGPAAAGVLVAALSPSHAVTAVAGCHFAAFVILNFLRTQERPGAGGEGGESAEGAERRRQSFLRDLREGVGYTVRTPWLLWTLLWACISVLFLIGPIEVLLPFVVRDQLDGDSSAFGFLLAIMGVGAALGSLLTASFRLPRRYLTVMMVSWGAGSLPLAAIGVTDNFWAIGAALFVFGATGSVGMVIWGTLLQRRVPPHLLGRISSLDFFVSLALMPVSMALAGPAAEVLPIWLIFLVAGGVCPLMAAVAMAAAKMPHDELAHPLDAVPQVEQPTTAGD; encoded by the coding sequence ATGCCCACGCCCAAAGCCTTGCGGCCGTTTGCCCATCGCGAATACCGCGTGCTGATCGCGGCCCTGGCCATCTCGATTTTCGGGTCGGGCATGTGGGCCGTGGCCACGGTCTACCAGGTGATCCACCTGGGCGGCGGCCCGCTGGACCTCTCCCTGGTGGCGGCCGCCGGCAGCGTTGGCCTGGTGGCCTTCGTCCTGGCCGGCGGGATCGCGGCCGACCGTGTTCCCCAACGGCGCCTCATCATCGCCGTGGAGGGCGCCAACCTCGCCGTAATCGCCGCCGTCAGCGGGCTGGCGATGGCCGGCTGGCTGGAATTGTGGCACCTGGCGGTGGGCGCGTTCGTGCTGGGGGTCGGCGCCGCCTTCTTCTTCCCCGCGTACTCGGCCATCCTGCCTCGCATCCTTCCGCCGGAGGACCTCCTGGCGGCCAACGGCATGGAGGGGTCCATGCGGCCGGTCCTGCAACAGGCGGCGGGCCCCGCGGCAGCCGGTGTCCTGGTGGCAGCGCTCTCGCCGTCGCACGCAGTGACGGCAGTTGCCGGCTGCCACTTCGCGGCCTTCGTCATCCTGAACTTCCTGCGCACCCAAGAACGCCCGGGTGCGGGCGGCGAAGGCGGGGAGAGTGCGGAAGGCGCGGAACGTCGTCGTCAATCCTTCCTCCGGGATCTGCGCGAGGGCGTGGGCTACACCGTGCGCACGCCCTGGCTCCTGTGGACCCTGCTGTGGGCCTGCATCTCCGTGCTGTTCCTGATAGGACCCATCGAGGTGCTGCTGCCTTTCGTGGTCCGCGACCAGCTTGACGGCGATTCAAGCGCGTTCGGGTTCCTGCTCGCCATCATGGGCGTCGGCGCTGCCCTCGGCTCGCTGCTCACCGCGTCCTTCCGGCTGCCGCGGCGGTACCTCACGGTGATGATGGTGTCCTGGGGCGCAGGCAGCCTTCCGCTGGCAGCTATCGGAGTGACGGACAACTTCTGGGCGATCGGCGCGGCCCTGTTCGTGTTCGGCGCCACCGGCAGCGTCGGCATGGTCATTTGGGGCACTCTGCTGCAACGGCGCGTCCCGCCGCACCTCCTGGGAAGGATTTCCAGCCTGGACTTCTTTGTGTCGCTGGCCCTGATGCCGGTATCCATGGCACTGGCAGGACCGGCGGCGGAAGTGCTGCCCATCTGGCTGATCTTCCTGGTGGCCGGCGGCGTGTGCCCCCTCATGGCGGCAGTGGCCATGGCTGCCGCCAAAATGCCTCACGACGAACTCGCACATCCGCTCGACGCCGTGCCTCAGGTGGAACAGCCGACGACGGCAGGAGACTAA